ATAAAGCAATTAAGTTTGATTTGGATGTTCCCACTCCTTATATTGACTTGAGGAGGGTTAGGTCCGGGGATTTGTCGTTAAAGGATGTTAATTATATGGCTGAGATTGTAAGAAGTGTGAGGGAGGCTGTTGGTGATGATGTTGATATTATGGTTGATTTGCATTGGAGGTATAATTTAAATACTGCGATTAGAATATGTAAGGCGTTAGAGCAATATAGGTTAAGGTGGATAGAGGATCCCACACCTGCAGTAATGTCAGTTACTAATTATGATGAATTAAGAATTTTAACTTCTCAGTGTTCAACACCCATAGAAACTGGAGAAAATCTCTATACTGTATATCAGTTTAAGGATCTTTTAGATACGGGAATTAGGGTATGGGCCCCCGATATCGTTAAAGCCGGAGGAATATCTGAGGGAAGGAGAATAGCTGAACTAGCCTCGATTTATGATATAGAATATTCTCCGCATAATATAGCATCTCCTATAGGCACTTTAGCCCATGCGCATGTTGCGTCAATAGCTAACACATTAGGGTTTGTAGAGTTTCACGGACATGATTTACCTTTCTGGAATGAAATAATTAAACCTAAGAGAAAAATAATTGAAGATGGAGTAATAAAACTTACTGAAGACCCCGGATTAGGAGTAGAATTAGACGAGGAGGTTATGAGAAAATATTGGCCTGATTATGATTTGTAATCATAAAATCCTTTTCCACTTTTTTTGCCTATCTTTCCTTCCTTTATCATTTCTTCTAGTAAATCATTTGGTTTATACGCCTTATATCCTTTAGAGTAGATATCCTTTAGATGGTTGTAAATTACATCTAAGCCTAATTCGTCAGCCATTTCTAGTAATCCCTTTGGGAAATTAAATCCATATATCATTACAATATCTATTTCTTTAGCATTTACTATCTTATTTTGTATTAGCCATGCACTTTCATTTACGGCTAGTGAAATTAGCCTCGCTGGATCTACTTTACTGCTTGCTGGCAATTCCACTTTCTTATATTTACCCGCAGCAGGATATGTGTAAAATCCCTTACCACTCTTTACTCCAAGTTCTTTTGCATCTACCTTTTTTTGAAATAGACTACATTTAACGTCCTCAGCAGTACCGCTGCTAATTATAACCTTCCATAAATCTACAGCTACATCTAAACCTACGTAATCAGATAACTCAAAAATTCCCATAGGTAACTTTAATTTATTTCTAGCCGTGCTATCCACTTCCTCTATGGTAGCTTCTCCGTCCTCAACTTCTCTGCAGGCTTCTTGCATAAGTCTTAAAAATATCCTATTGCTAACAAACCCTGGAACTTCTACTTTTAACCTAACTGGTACCTTACCCATTTTCTTTGCTAGGTCTATAGTTATATTTACAACTTCTTCTGAGGTATACTTACTGGGTACTATCTCAACTAGCTTCATTATCGGTGGAGGGTTAAAGAAGTGCATACCAATTACCTTCTCTGGTCTCTTAGTAGATTCTGCAATTATAGAAATGGGAATTGAGGATGTGTTTGAAGCTAAAATTGTATGCCTAGGCGTTATTTCGTCTAGTGTTTTAAATACGTTTTTCTTCAACTCTATGAGTTCAGGCACGGCTTCAATTACAAAATCAGCATCTCTCATTATTTCATATGAAGTGGAAAATTCCATTCTATTTAGTATCTCTTCTGGTTTTTCCAAAAGAGATTTCTTTTCATATAATTTCTTTAATGAGTCTAAAATTCTTTCTTTAGCCCTATTTAAAAAGTCCCAAGAAATATCTACTACACTTACCCTAAATCCAGAAATAGCTGCAACTTCCGCTATACCGTGACCCATTGTTCCAGCTCCTACTACGCCTATCTTTTTGATCATAGATTTACTCTATCTAAAACAGCTTATAAATACATTCGATGAACTTACTTTATAACAATTTTGAATTCATATATATTCTACTTATATCTTGTAAATTAAATAGCAAAAAGCTTTATACATTTACGCCACGGCGTAAAAATTCTTATACATTTACGATTAGGCGTAAAGTATTTATATTCAATATTGTATTACCCTATAATGTGAGTATAAAGGATATAGCCAGATTATTCGGTCCAGCATGGATTGTAATGATGGCTGACGTCGATGCTGCAAGTGTTATAACAGCTGTTGCAAATGGGGAAGAATACGGGTATAGACTAATATGGCTATTACTAATTTTAACGATACCGCTATTTATTATTCAAGATGCTGCAGGAAGATTAGGTGCGGTTAATAATGGAAAGGGATTCGGTGAATTAATTAGAGAGAAATTCTCTCAAAAGTCCGCTCTCTTAGCTGCTTTGCCTATGTTTTTTGTAGACTTATTCACTTATATTGTAGAATATACTGGTATAGCAGTAGGAGGACTTATTTTAGGAATACCTCCATATTACAGTTTACCAATATTTTTTATTTTTCATATAACTGTAGTTTCCACTAAAAAATATGATAAAATTGAAAAATTTTTAATACCTATATCCTTAATAATGTTATTTGCATTTATTATTCAAGCTTCCCTTAGAGGTATAGTACCTAATCAGCAAGTTTTCTATATCTCTAATACTCATTCCTTTATATTTTTCATTGCAGCGAATATAGGAGCTGTTGTAATGCCATTTATGATTTTTTATCAAGTTTCAGCTACAGCATATAAATACGTTAATTCAGACTCTCCAACAAATATAAAGGTTAAATGGTCCTCATACGAGACTTTAATTGGTGCCTTAGTATCAGAATTATTAATGGTAGCTATAGAGATGGCTACTACTGGTATTTCTTCATCTATAGACCCATTAAATTATAGACAAATATCTCATGTCCTTTCTGCGATTTCTGGTGAATATTCCCCGTATATATTTGGTATAGGACTAATAAGTGCGGCGTTTTTAGCCTTAATAGTAGAGTCGTTAGGCAGTGCGTGGGGAACATTAGAGGCTTTGGGTAAATACGATTTTAGAAGTTTCCTTGTGTTATATTTCTCAGAATCTATCCCAGCCTTATTAGTCGTACTTTTGTTCACAAATAATTATGATATGATAGTTAATTTTGCATTATTTCTTATGTCACTCTCTCCTATAATACTTGTAATTCCAGCATTCTTTGTTGGAATATTGATTAGGGATAAAAAATTAATGGGGAATTATACATATGATAAAATTAGGATTACAATTTATTGGATAACAGTTATATTATTGGCAATGAGTGGAATTATCAGCTTAATTTAATATTCCCCTAGTGTACCTTTTACTCTGGCTACTTTAAACGCATATTTAAATGCAAACACACCCAACGGTAATAGTATTACGTCAAAAATTAGAAGTATTAATATCGGAAAATACACTTGATATATTGAAACTCCCTCTAACATAGTTTCCCTTAAGGTCTCTAGAGCCCAGGTTAATGGTAAGGCATAGCTTATATCCCTCAACGGTAATGGCATAACGTTAACTGGAAACACAACACCAGTCATTAAAGTAGTAAAGGTCGAAAAGAAGAACGATATTGGATTCCCTTGTTTAATTACCATAGTAAAGGCCCCCGAGAGAAAGGCTAAACCTAAAGTCGAAATAATTAGTAATATTATTACTAAAATCGATACTGGAAGATCTATATGATATTTCACTCCTAAGCTAAATCCTATGCCTAAAATAACTAAAGCGTTTATCGTATTAATTGTAAAACCCCACAATGCAGAATAGAGCAAAAACGATGTTACACCAGATCTTGATAGTACATAATACTCTATCGTACCATATAATTGTTCATTCCTAATTCTTTGACTAACAGTTGTTATTACAGATGATACATATCCTTGAAAGGCTAAGCCTATAACGAAAAAACTAGTATAGTTAGTAACCCCTATTCTTTCAACTAAATTATTACCTAAAGAAGTCCCCACAAAGTAATAAGTGAAAACTGGTAAGGTCCATGATAATACAGTTAGTATAACCTGAGTCTTATATGATATCCATACTTTAAATCCCCTTATGTATAAAAATGCATATAATTTAGCATATATATTTGCTATTCCCTTGCTCTCCACGGTCTTTTCACCCTTTCCATCCTCACAGAATCCTCTTCCTCTCCTATTAAATATGCGTAAATATCATCTAATGTAGGTTCTACTTCTTTAATATTATCGTAATACTTTAACTTCTCCACTTCAGACTTCGGTAATCTAAGTATAGGTTCCCCACTTACGTTAACCACATATCTCTCTAGTCCCTTAGGTATTTGCCTAACTTTAACTTCTACAACTTTACCTAATTTAGTTTTTAAATCTTCAATATTACCTTCCGCAATAATTTTTCCTCTCTTTATTAATATGATCTTGTCAGCTAACTCTTCTACTTCTCTTAGATAGTGTGAAGAAAATAATATAGTCTTTCCCTTAAGATTCTTTATTATATTTCTAAATTCCCTAGCAGATATAGGATCTAAGCCTAAAGTTGGTTCATCTAATAAAAGCACTGGTGGGTCAGTAATTAAAGCCCTAGCTAAAGCCAATTTTCTCTGCATCCCCGTACTAAATTTCATGTATTGCACGTTTGCCCACTCCTCAAGGTTTAACATTTCTAAAACTTCCTTAGCTCTTTTTCTAGCTTCACTTATCGATAACCCTTGCAATGATGAGAAGAATATTAAGTTATCCATAGCTGTTAGCCTATAATAGAACTGCCTTTCACTTACACTTACTAACCCTATTAATTCCCTTACTTTCTTTTCTTCCTTAGTAACACTGTATCCCTCAATAAACGCATCTCCAGAAGTGGGTATTACTAGTGTTGCCAGTATTTTTATTAGCGTAGTTTTCCCAGCTCCATTATGACCAACAAGAGCTCCTATTCCACCTCTCAACGTGAATGAGACATCTATTAAAGCTCTAATTTCCTTATTCTTCAATTTATAAATTTTAGTTAGGTTTATTACATCTATCAAGGAGAAACACCAAAAAAATACTTATAATTAACATCCATTGATTAGCATTTATACTTTTTGGAAATTAAACTTTTAAAACTTTACCTTTTTGATAGAATTATCATTTTCTACTTAAATAAAAATCTCATGAATTTTTCCACATTTTTAATGAAGATATAAAATCGCTTATCGCATATCTACTTTTCCAACTTAACGGGTACGTGAATTTTATATAATGTGAGGAAGTATAATCTACGCTAAAGATTTCGTCATTATTTATCAATATACGTATTTTTCTACTATCAGCTTCTATTTCAAGTTTTCCTGCCTCCTCATTACTATCAAGTACCTCAAAGCCCTTATCGTATCGCAGCATTATAAATTTCTCTAAGTTTTGGACACTATTATTGACTACGATATTTCCTGAGCCAAATATTATATAAAATAACCATAGTTTTATAACGTTAAGATCTTGGTCTATTGTCTTTATACTATAAGCCTCATCACCAAATGATATACATCCCCTTAAGGCTATACACATTTGTTGTCCATAGAAGTAGGCTGTGTCGTTAGCCCATTCGGAATATTTTTCTGTAACTTTATGTAAAGGCTCAATATGTACATAGTATTGTGGGTCTATTTCTATTATCCTTGAAGGGGGTAAGTATTTTATTGTATCTGGGGGTAAGTTTAAGAAAGTTATAAAACTGGGATAGGGTCCATTCCATATAGAATAAGTTCTTTCTGATACCTTCCTTATTTCCTTGAATGTTTGCGTTTTATAAACTAATTTATATAAGTTTTCAGCCA
The genomic region above belongs to Saccharolobus caldissimus and contains:
- a CDS encoding ABC transporter ATP-binding protein — encoded protein: MIDVINLTKIYKLKNKEIRALIDVSFTLRGGIGALVGHNGAGKTTLIKILATLVIPTSGDAFIEGYSVTKEEKKVRELIGLVSVSERQFYYRLTAMDNLIFFSSLQGLSISEARKRAKEVLEMLNLEEWANVQYMKFSTGMQRKLALARALITDPPVLLLDEPTLGLDPISAREFRNIIKNLKGKTILFSSHYLREVEELADKIILIKRGKIIAEGNIEDLKTKLGKVVEVKVRQIPKGLERYVVNVSGEPILRLPKSEVEKLKYYDNIKEVEPTLDDIYAYLIGEEEDSVRMERVKRPWRARE
- a CDS encoding NRAMP family divalent metal transporter encodes the protein MSIKDIARLFGPAWIVMMADVDAASVITAVANGEEYGYRLIWLLLILTIPLFIIQDAAGRLGAVNNGKGFGELIREKFSQKSALLAALPMFFVDLFTYIVEYTGIAVGGLILGIPPYYSLPIFFIFHITVVSTKKYDKIEKFLIPISLIMLFAFIIQASLRGIVPNQQVFYISNTHSFIFFIAANIGAVVMPFMIFYQVSATAYKYVNSDSPTNIKVKWSSYETLIGALVSELLMVAIEMATTGISSSIDPLNYRQISHVLSAISGEYSPYIFGIGLISAAFLALIVESLGSAWGTLEALGKYDFRSFLVLYFSESIPALLVVLLFTNNYDMIVNFALFLMSLSPIILVIPAFFVGILIRDKKLMGNYTYDKIRITIYWITVILLAMSGIISLI
- a CDS encoding mandelate racemase/muconate lactonizing enzyme family protein — its product is MELRITDFRVYSVQANFEWTFVRVYSGEYYGTGEAGPAPGLRGMGDSFKRLLLGEDAFKMNRIEQKLRYATLYSGTTTYHIISAINIALYDLLGKYLNLPIYKLLGGDRQEIPVYVDAHGGKGLEAMNALHLPVNLPWTEKAEVEKDRLVTTNNPIHGRLSMEKWNEDYSPESYAKRALRMKSEGYKAIKFDLDVPTPYIDLRRVRSGDLSLKDVNYMAEIVRSVREAVGDDVDIMVDLHWRYNLNTAIRICKALEQYRLRWIEDPTPAVMSVTNYDELRILTSQCSTPIETGENLYTVYQFKDLLDTGIRVWAPDIVKAGGISEGRRIAELASIYDIEYSPHNIASPIGTLAHAHVASIANTLGFVEFHGHDLPFWNEIIKPKRKIIEDGVIKLTEDPGLGVELDEEVMRKYWPDYDL
- a CDS encoding 3-hydroxyacyl-CoA dehydrogenase, giving the protein MIKKIGVVGAGTMGHGIAEVAAISGFRVSVVDISWDFLNRAKERILDSLKKLYEKKSLLEKPEEILNRMEFSTSYEIMRDADFVIEAVPELIELKKNVFKTLDEITPRHTILASNTSSIPISIIAESTKRPEKVIGMHFFNPPPIMKLVEIVPSKYTSEEVVNITIDLAKKMGKVPVRLKVEVPGFVSNRIFLRLMQEACREVEDGEATIEEVDSTARNKLKLPMGIFELSDYVGLDVAVDLWKVIISSGTAEDVKCSLFQKKVDAKELGVKSGKGFYTYPAAGKYKKVELPASSKVDPARLISLAVNESAWLIQNKIVNAKEIDIVMIYGFNFPKGLLEMADELGLDVIYNHLKDIYSKGYKAYKPNDLLEEMIKEGKIGKKSGKGFYDYKS
- a CDS encoding ABC transporter permease, giving the protein MESKGIANIYAKLYAFLYIRGFKVWISYKTQVILTVLSWTLPVFTYYFVGTSLGNNLVERIGVTNYTSFFVIGLAFQGYVSSVITTVSQRIRNEQLYGTIEYYVLSRSGVTSFLLYSALWGFTINTINALVILGIGFSLGVKYHIDLPVSILVIILLIISTLGLAFLSGAFTMVIKQGNPISFFFSTFTTLMTGVVFPVNVMPLPLRDISYALPLTWALETLRETMLEGVSIYQVYFPILILLIFDVILLPLGVFAFKYAFKVARVKGTLGEY